ACTTGAGTAGTATAAAGTGTAATCTCCTGTATCTCAATATTCATTCACTTTTTTATTCAATATGGTATCAGCCTTTTGAGTTCTCCTAAAACCCTTTTTCTCCAAATTCTTCACTTTCCTCTTCCTTATCCCTTCATCTCCGATCTCCCTTCTCTTTCCTTCTTTTTGCCATGGCTTCTTCTTCATCAAATAACCCACTACCCATGAGTGGGCTGGCTCACATGTTGTCTATCAAGCTAACAGCCTCCAATTATTTGTATTGGAGAACCCAGTTGCTTCCCCTCTTATCCATCGCACAGGTGACATCACATGTTGATGGTACCAAAGTCGCACCACCACTGACCGTCACCCAGAATGATAAACCAATCGAGAACCCTGAATATGCTTCTTGGTTGGTGGCTGAGCAACGAACCATTGTTTTACTCAATGCCTCCCTCACAGAAGAGGCGTTATCTGTCACTGTCGGTTTGTCTACGGCTTGGGAAATATGGGTTGCTCTCGAGTAAGCGTTTGCCAACTCCTCGGTTGAGCGAGTTCAGAATCTGCGGGACAATTTGAGGCTGACCCGCAAAGGTAATCGCTCTGTTTCAGATTTCGGGCGTCTGTTTAAAGGGATTTGTGACCGACTAAGTGCAATTGGCCACCCCGTTGATCCATCCGACCAAATCCACTGGCTCTTATGTGGACTTGGCCCCTCATTCGAGACATTTTCCACCTCTGTTCGGTCCAGCCGTCCCATGCCCTCGTTCTCAGACCTGCTCGCACGGGCTGAAAGCCACGAGCTCTTTGTCCAGGCCCTTCATGGCACCCACCAGCCCCCTGTTGCGTTCACTGCACATCAGCCCGGTCAGGCTTCCCATCGCCCTTCGCAAGGACGTGGATATCATGTCCTTGCCAATCAGCCTTATCGTGGTCAGCACCCTCGTCCATCTCGTGGAAACGGCTCATCTAATAACCGCAATCGGAGAGCCTCCCACTGCCAACTCTGTCGAACCCCGGGTCACTATGCCTCCCAATGCTCTAAGCTTGCATCTTTCGCGACTTCAGCCATACCCACAGATGAACAACTTGCTCATGCCTTCCATGCGCAATGTCATGTGACCCATCCTTTTCCTGATTGGACTACTGACACGGGTGCATCTGACCACATGACTGATACTCAAAACAATATCTCCAATCCTTCTCCCGCACCAGGTAATGCTAGAGTTTATTTTGGTAATGGACAGTCTCTCCCTATATCTCATACGGGTAATGCTAAACTTTTCAATTCTCTTGATTTAAAAAATGTTTTGGTGGTCCCCAATATCACCAAAAATCTTCTTTCGGTAAGTAAACTAACCGAAGACAATAATGTTGATGTTTTTTTCTCACATCCCTACTTCTATATTCAGGATCGACAAAGCAAGAAAACTCTAGCTCAGGGTTGCCGTGAAGACGGCTTATATGTTCATGGTAATAATCATGAGGCTTTAACTGCAACTTCATCTTGTCCTAAAGACTCATTTGAAGTTTGGCATTCCCGTCTTGGGCATGTCTCGTTTAATGTTATTTCTATTTTAAAAAACCTTGGACTATTGTCTTTTACTTCAGTTTTACCCAAACCGGGTTTATGTTCTCCTTGTGAAATAGCCAAGTCCAAACGGCTACCTTTTGAGAATAATAATAAACGTGCCCTTGAGCCATTGGAACTTATACACTGTGACTTATGGGGGCCATCACCGGTTAAGTCGGTTGGCAATTTTAAATACTATGCGGCCTTTGTAGACGATTTTTCCAGGTTCACTTGGCTCTACCCGCTTTGCGCCAAGTCTGAATTTTTCGATGCATTATCTGTTTTTGTGCCATTTGTTCAAACCCAATTCTGAAGAAAAATAAAAATCTTTCAAAGTGATGGCGGAACTGAATTTACAAACCATAAAGTTCAAGATTTGTTCAATAAAAATTGCACCCTACATCGCCTATCTTGCCCATACACCCCTCAACAAAATGGTCGGGTGGAAAGAAAAAATCGACATATTGTTGAAACTGGGCTTGCTATGCTTTTTCATGCTAAATTACCAACATCGTATTGGCTTGATGCCTTCACTTTGGGAATCTATATAATTAATCGTTTACCCACTCCCGTTTTTAATGGAAGATCCCCTTTTGAACTACTATACAAACACAAACCAAACTATGCTTCCCTAAGCACCTTTGGGTGTCGGGTGTATCCGTACCTACGTGACTATGCCCCGAACAAAATTGCTCCTCGTAGCATACCTTGCATTTTTATCGGGTATAGCCCAAAATTTAAAGGATATCGATGCCTTGACCCATGTACCACCCGCATATATGTCACACGACATGCACGTTTCGATGAGCATCACTTTCCATTTGATAACGCCACAAATCCCAAAAGCATTACAGAACTTGATGTATCTACCTTCTTGGACACCTCTTATGACATACAAAACCCTGAAACAAGTCAATCCACTACCCATCAACCTAAACAAAAAGCAAAAACCATAACCCCACCATGCTCAATTTGTCTAAGTGATCTCCCTATTTTCCAACACGTTACTAACCCGGTACCTCAACCCAATTCTTCAACGCCCACCAATCAGCAAACACCACCTGACACACCTCTGGATACATCACCTGACACACCTCACACCCCACTCGCCCTTCACAACGATACCGAACAAACCTCTGCTCAGACCGAAGCATCCCACCATTCCACATCTCCCTTCCATAGTCCCGTTCCCAgcccacctccacctccaccaccaccgcctCCACAACATCCTATGATCACTCGCTCTAAGGCCGGTATATTTAAGCCTCGTCACCATGCTGACTTGTCTCGTACTAATAACATACCACTTCATCGAGCCCTTTTTTCCACCACTGATCCTAAAACCTATACTCGTGCCTCAAAAGATGATAAATGGGTTGTTGCAATGCGTCGTGAAATCGATGCCCTTCATAAAAACAACACTTGGTCATTAGTTCCACGTCCACCAAATTGTAATATTGTGGGATCTAAGTGGCTTTACCAAACTAAATTTCATTCTGACGGCTCAATTGAAAGGTATAAAGCTCGCCTTGTGGCTCAGGGATTTAGTCAAATTCCTGGACTTGATTACACTCACACATTTAGCCCGGTTATAAAGGCCACTATGGTTCGCACTGTCCTAGCCTTGGCCGTCATCAATCAATGGAAATTACACCAGTTAGATGTCAACAATGCATTTTTACATGGACATCTAACTGAATGTGTTTTCATGGAACAACCACCTGGGTTTGTTGACCCTAAACATCCTAATCACATATGCAAATTAAACAAGGCTCTCTATGGGCTCAAACAAGCGCCTAGAGCTTGGTTTCATCGCTTAAGTAATTTTCTTATCCACACCGGCTTTACTTGCTCCAACTACTAACCACTATCAGGAAGTCAAACGCATTCTTCGATACGTTAAAGGAAGTCTAGCATATGGTCTACACTACAGTGGTCCATCTCACAGTGGTCTCCTTGGTTACTCTGATGCTGACTGGGCCCGATGCCTAGAAACGCGTCGCTCCACTTATGGATATTCTATATTCTTAGGGGGGAATATTATATCATGGAGTGCAAAGAAGCAACCCACAGTCTCTCGATGATCAAGTTGTGAATCTGAATATCGTGCCATGGCAAATGCTGCTGCTGAAATTATATGGATAACACATCTTCTACAAGAGTTACATGTGCTACCTCCTGATCGCCCCACTCTCCTATGTGATAATCGAAGTGCTCTATTTCTTACTCAAAATCCTGTCGCTCATAAACGGGCCAAACACATTGACGTGGATTATCACTTTATTCGTGAACTTGTTTCATCAGGAAAGTTGATCACTAAGTTTATTCCTACCAAGCTTCAAGTGGTGGATATTTTTACAAAGAGCCTTCCAAAACCATAATTTAATTACTTTCGACATATGCTTCACGTTGGACCGCCACCATCTCGCTTGAGGGGGAATATTAGATAGTCAAACTGTTCACATTCCTGTAATATCACTTTAGTGTAGGCCCTTATTTGTAAACTTGAGTAGTATAAAGTGTAATCTCCTGTATCTCAATATTCATTCACTTTTTTATTCAATAAGATGTAACTGATACATCTTGGTAAGCACTGGCTTTAAACGTTAATTTACTTTTCACCTTCTTAAGCTAAAGATCAATGAAATTTGGTGGATTCTGATAGAAATTAAAGGCTTGTTTCTTCATAATAAGTTAAAGAATTTCATGGTTTTGATTCATGAGGAGAAGACCGTGCACTTGTGTATTCCTTGGCTGAATTAAACTTGAACTGTACTTGAGTTATAAGGTTATGGATAATAGAATCAACCTTATCATTAAAATATATAACCGGTGGAATGTTGGGTACGCCATCAATCGAATCCTGCAAATCAATGACCACAAACAAATTTAAAACTAAATCTTACATCTAGTTGGTTTTCCTTAATGGTTTAGACTAATACAGGCACACTAAACAATAGTAAAAGCATAATACCTAGCACATACAATTTGTTTTTACTTTCTGAAGTTAACATGTTTAGAACTTTATATCATTAGTATCGCTACTACTGTTAGCGGAAGCCGATATCATCATCTTCGTATTCGTGTTTGTGATATATAGAAACAATTGAATATAGTTTTGATACAATGGACAATTCAAGTGGGAAATTGTCTTGGTGCCGGTAAATGGTTCCGGCAagacatatatatacataatacataacGGTTACATGGTGGTTGATTTGGAGGGAACAACCGTCATTGAAACTGTGTCTTTCAAACCATCATAACCGTTCGAATATTTTCGTTACACACatataagtataagtttaataTCCTAATACATACTTAATACAAATATAATTAAGTTTATATATtctaatacactcccctaaaCATAATTATATTTGTGAGAGTGCATTAAAACACTTTGATTTGCATCATCCACAGCCTTCTTTACTTCTTTGAAGACGAATCTTCTCCTATTTTGCAGCTTTTTCATCCCTTGCCAATCATTGCCTTCATAAAATGCATAATGTTCTCCTTCATGTTCAGCAGCATTGTCACTCCTTGTGTTCCTCTCCGTTTGATCCGCAAAAGTGCCTTGGATTTCATCATCTTGACTTCGGCTTTTTCTCGGATCCATCACCTTCTTCACTATCTCTTTCTCATGAACTCTTGTCTGAGTAGATTTAAACTTATAGTAATAAACTAAAACATCTAAATATATTGCATACATCAGCCTCATAAATTCCCATTTCATTGCTAATCATCCTTCTGTTGTGTAAAATCCTTCTTTAGTCGCTAAAGTCTTCACTAAATCATTCTTTCTTCTCTGAATCATCCTTTTGGATTTATTTGCAGAAATATATCTTGTATAAACTTCTTTAAAAAACAGAGTATCATGCCTTTTGCCGTTCACTTCCTTTATCATTGTAATTCTTCGTGTCCGATTGCTTTCTTGTTCTTCACAACCATCTTTATAATCATCATTGTAATCCCTTTCTTTTCTCTTGTGATGCTTTCAGTTAATTTCCGATTTCTCTCTTGATTTCATATCCTTGTCGTCTTCTCTATTGTAATAACCATCCCTGTCTTCCTGCATCTTACTGTTTTTTTTAACATCTTTACAGGCCATCTCTTCGCTTTCGGAATCGCCTTCTTCTTTGTCCTGTTTCTCGAATTCAATTTCTTGTATCATTGAATTCTCTTCTTTCGGTGTTATGACTTCGCCTTTATCTCCGATATCTTTGAGACGCCCCGATTCGTATTCCAGTAATGCAATTTCGTATTGCAATTCCATTACTGCAATCTCTTGTTTCAGGATTGCAATCGCGCGTAATCGCGGACTTATATGATCCGAATCGCTATTTGTTTCTCGCCTCTTCCCGTGTTTgtttttcatcttcttcatccgTATCTTCCCAGGATCATGTAATTCTGATCCTAATTCTTTGTTTTCTAACCAtgcgctctgataccacatgttagCGGAAGCCGATATCATCATCTTCGTATTCGTGTTTGTGATATACAGAGACAATTGAATACAGTTTTGATACAATGGACAATCCAAGTGGGAAATTGTCTTGGTTCCGGTAAATGGTTCCGGCAagacatatatatacataatacataaTGTTTACATGGTGGTTGATTTGGAGGGAACAACCGTTATTGCAACGGTGTCTCTCAAACCGTCATAACCGTTCGAATATTTTCGTTACACACATATAAGTATAACTTTAATATCCTAATACATACTTAATACAAATATAATTAAGTTTATATATTCTAATAACTACCTGGTCTGGTTTTGGTTTATTTCTTCAGTTTTCTTGTCCAAATCTTAGAATTAAATCAATGTCGTTTTGGGTTTTTCAACATTTCATAGATTTGATCTGATTTTTAAGATGAACATTTCTTCATATACATTGTTTATGAGGATTGTAATATTTATATGTTATTTGTTATACATCTAACTTATCTCATCCATATTTCCTTTTGCTTGTTCTTCTTCAGGAGTTGGTTATTGATGTAGgataaaatacatatatttgtcccgtgtaaagtgtataattattgtatagtttttgtttggtttatttagtttttagtagtatattatattattttgtgttttgacaggttctGGTGTAAATGGAGCGGAAATGagtaataaataaataaccagCTAGTTAAGCAGAGT
This is a stretch of genomic DNA from Helianthus annuus cultivar XRQ/B chromosome 16, HanXRQr2.0-SUNRISE, whole genome shotgun sequence. It encodes these proteins:
- the LOC118488393 gene encoding uncharacterized protein LOC118488393, translating into MPSFSDLLARAESHELFVQALHGTHQPPVAFTAHQPGQASHRPSQGRGYHVLANQPYRGQHPRPSRGNGSSNNRNRRASHCQLCRTPGHYASQCSKLASFATSAIPTDEQLAHAFHAQCHVTHPFPDWTTDTGASDHMTDTQNNISNPSPAPGSTKQENSSSGLP